From the Pseudokineococcus lusitanus genome, one window contains:
- a CDS encoding HNH endonuclease signature motif containing protein, with protein sequence TAVRLRDRTCTWGGCSRPAEWGHIHHLTPWSNGGTTSERNAACLCGHHHRLVHREGWRGELDGAQVIWHPPDGTAPLRPPPPWTRALDRVVDRWRARTRPHTTTRAAA encoded by the coding sequence ACCGCCGTCCGCCTGCGCGACCGCACCTGCACCTGGGGCGGCTGCAGCCGTCCGGCCGAGTGGGGCCACATCCACCACCTCACCCCCTGGTCGAATGGCGGGACCACGTCAGAGCGCAACGCCGCCTGCCTGTGCGGCCACCACCACCGCCTCGTCCACCGAGAAGGCTGGCGCGGCGAGCTCGACGGCGCCCAGGTGATCTGGCACCCGCCCGACGGCACCGCACCCCTGCGACCACCACCACCCTGGACAAGGGCGCTCGACCGCGTCGTCGACCGCTGGCGCGCCCGCACGCGACCGCACACCACCACCCGAGCGGCGGCGTGA